The following is a genomic window from Salvelinus fontinalis isolate EN_2023a chromosome 11, ASM2944872v1, whole genome shotgun sequence.
TGCTGTGGCAGTGTTGCGGTGCCAGGACCCAGTGGTGGTGGATCAGGGTCCCGCTGCAGTAATGTCTCCCTTTGGACTGCAGACTGACCTGCCAGGGCCAGGAGTTGGCGCACGCCTCTGTCACACTCCCCACCCGCACCTCACCCTCCAAGGTCACATACACCCCTGCCGGGCGGGAATCCAGCCGGCAGGTCAATATCTTACTCTGACCACAACTCTctgggagacaggaagagagggtaCAAGAGGGTTAGTGGTCAAACTGAACATGATCTGCTGTTTTGATAATGCAATGTTTTGATCAACAAAATAAAATTTGATGAGCTGGCAGTAAGATTAAAATTAATCAGATATTCATTTTTACTCCCGTAAAAGTTTATTTCTGGTAGTTAACTAATTTAGCAGTGACATAACCTACCTTCAGTCACAGTAATACCATCAGACACAGACTTTTCACCTGTTAAAAATAAAAGATAATAAATAAATCTCCTGAGTGCTTAAAATGAAGTACTTCTCTAGGGTTGGGCTCCAAGTGTGTACTTACCTTGAATTAATTCATTGATCCAGTCTAGGTAGACCTGTACTTTAGTATAGACCCCAGGCCTCTGGGCTCTACCACAGCCCACTCCCCAGCTGACCACTCCAGCCAACTCATACCTGGACCCTGTGTAGCAGGACAGAGGTCCACCTGAGTCACCCTGCAGGAACAACCACATCACAAGACGAGGATCACAGGACACAGCCTTTTTGTATGAAAGTAGAATACAATGAAAGGGATAAATACATGAAAGCATTAAAGCATTGCCAGGGTTCGAGTTCACTACCTGGCAGGCGTCTATGCCTCCTTCAGGGTCTCCAGCACAGAACATGGTGGGCTGAACTACACCACGGTAGAACTTGTTACAGTCCTCTGGGGACAGGCAGGTCACATTAACCTCCTGGAGTCTGTTGGCACGAGGCCCATCTGAGAGTAGAAGAGTAGGAAGAGGAAGAAAGAGCACATGAATAGGGGAACACAAGAAACAGGACCTTCCTCACTGTGAATGATCAATTATGATTGAAAGTCAGTCATGACCCCAGAAGACCATACCTGACCTTTCTTATAAAGAGACAAAAGGCAACTAAACTTCAAAAAGGAATGTAGGCAATCTACTGACTCTCTCTGGTGGTGCCCCAGCCGGTCACTGTGCATTGCTTTTTGGGTTCGATTGGCCCCATCCATATCTCTATGGGTCTCACACACTGGTTGAACATCAGCGGGGTCTTCATCTTCACCAGGGCAATGTCATTCATCTTTGTCATGCGGTTGTAATCCTTGTGGGTGACTATTTTTGAGATTGCAACCAActgaaaacaaaaataaatgggtGCCTTAACAGTTAAAATGTCAATGCAGAATAGTAATacaggaagaaaaaaaatctgtttaATGACTTGAATGTTGTTCGTCCATGTGTGTATCCCACCTGTTGACATTCTTCATCAGGATTCTCAAGGTCGTGTTTTCCCGCCATCACAGTCCAGAAATCCACTTTGTTATACCTGTAAAACACCATCCATAATTATTTTGATTTCTCTAGCTATACATCTATTTGATTTATTGTTACTTGAACTTCCAGAACTACTCACTGCTTGAAACAGTGTGCGGCAGTCAGAACCCACTGAGGGGCGATGATGGCACCACCACAGGCTGGCATGGTGGTAAAGCGTAGGGATACCTGCCATGGCCAGGAGTGGGCCCAGGCCTCCACACCACCAATGATCCTCACCTCCATCTCCTGCTCTGGCACGAAGGACCGAACCCCTGCCAGATCTGCAACAAAGCTCAGAGGTTACAGGTTTCTTTATTGGTGTGCAGGGACAGGTTACTCATTGCATCAGGacatgtggggtgggggggggggcttagttTTAAGTAGCTTAGTATAGCAGTGCATGTCTGGTCTTGCCAGTAGGGCTGATgctaccagtgtttgtgtagaTCATTGTGCGCATTACATATAGCCAGAATAGATTCTGAACCTACGCTTGCTTACAGCTGCCCAAGAGTTTTCCCGGACTTAAATGCTTTAATTACATCAACAAGTCCTTCCTCTGTAATTTGTCCTTCACATGAGTCTCTGTACAGaagttaattttacattattatagAAAGAAAATCCATTCCTCTaactagtggagatggaggagactgaaacgaaaatatatgcTTAAATTACTTTGCTTCCGCTTTCAAAATATTGGTTTGGTGAATTGTGGGTGACTTTCATTTGTAACAAgttatagtaaaaaataaaataaaaagattaAATTAGTGCATTTTTCCACATTCCATCCAATTCACTTTatattttataatatattacacttgatCTTTCTTAAGTTCTTCCATttatttttcctctaacttattctgtgcctccaTGTTAGTTTTTATTGACATCTGTACGgttatttcctttgttaatacgaactcttttgacctaaattgcATTTGTTTTAAAGATTAGtattgaattgcatggcctctaaagccacatttaaaagtgtcccatacaaaaCGGGATCTGCTGTACTGTACGTAGTGTCGGAAAAAGTAAGTTACAAATTCTTCTGTCCTGGTTAAAAACAAGGTATCgtccaataggctttgattacatttccaatatcctcgcccaggtggaaattctgtaagagaaatgtATACGCCAATTatttgatggtccgaccgcattctgtcagCACTATATTTTGGTGCCAGGGAGAATGACataagtagtcaagacgactagcttgattgagcCTCCGCCATGTAGATCTCACGAGCTCGGGATATTTAAGCCTCCATTTATGCACTAGTTTCAATATATCGATGATATtcgtgatttccttaagtgcatgGGGATGATAGTTTGTAGTGCGATTTATTTTACGGTCCATCGAGTTATTTAAAACAGTTTTATAATCTCCAACCATAATAAATGGAGCATTGTATTGCTTGATCAATTATTATATGTTTTCAAAGCAGCATGGATCATCACtatttggaccatatagattaatgagccaaatccGTTTGTGGTCCAATaacatttaaaataatccatctaccttgcggatctgtttggacaatttgtaCATTCAGATCAAAATTGTTAATTCATATCATCACCCCTTTGAGTTTCTATGCCCATGGGAGAAGTATATTTGCCTCCCCCACCAGTCCTTTTCCCACACAACTTCATCTGAAATTGTTGAATGCGTGTCCTGTAAACAGATATTATATTCcatctcttttagccaggtaaatactgattcgTCTTTTCTTACTGTCCGCTAAACCATttcaattataactggctatacgtATTTAACCATAATGAGACTCAATTCC
Proteins encoded in this region:
- the LOC129865228 gene encoding transmembrane protease serine 9-like isoform X1, giving the protein MKMCVFLIVYLSVLGLGIQHDVLNQTEIVQNLPNGALNGTEEGNATLTSGFQFEDLAGVRSFVPEQEMEVRIIGGVEAWAHSWPWQVSLRFTTMPACGGAIIAPQWVLTAAHCFKQYNKVDFWTVMAGKHDLENPDEECQQLVAISKIVTHKDYNRMTKMNDIALVKMKTPLMFNQCVRPIEIWMGPIEPKKQCTVTGWGTTRENGPRANRLQEVNVTCLSPEDCNKFYRGVVQPTMFCAGDPEGGIDACQGDSGGPLSCYTGSRYELAGVVSWGVGCGRAQRPGVYTKVQVYLDWINELIQGEKSVSDGITVTEESCGQSKILTCRLDSRPAGVYVTLEGEVRVGSVTEACANSWPWQVSLQSKGRHYCSGTLIHHHWVLAPQHCHSKATVDTVVLGGHDLRFMAAQTIPVDEVFSHPHDGTFPSTSDLTLIKLSVPARFDDTVSPVCLPHEDVKLDDSWSCLTTGWGSSKSAPKVSRATLHQARLGLVNRTACRESWGEDLITDTQLCTDPAGSVSCMGDSGAPLLCQKINGVFFLFGVVTWGSPSCDISTPAVFSRLSAYHSWIANITTDI
- the LOC129865228 gene encoding transmembrane protease serine 2-like isoform X2, which gives rise to MKMCVFLIVYLSVLGLGIQHDVLNQTEIVQNLPNGALNGTEEGNATLTSGFQFEDLAGVRSFVPEQEMEVRIIGGVEAWAHSWPWQVSLRFTTMPACGGAIIAPQWVLTAAHCFKQYNKVDFWTVMAGKHDLENPDEECQQLVAISKIVTHKDYNRMTKMNDIALVKMKTPLMFNQCVRPIEIWMGPIEPKKQCTVTGWGTTRENGPRANRLQEVNVTCLSPEDCNKFYRGVVQPTMFCAGDPEGGIDACQGDSGGPLSCYTGSRYELAGVVSWGVGCGRAQRPGVYTKVQVYLDWINELIQGEKSVSDGITVTEESCGQSKILTCRLDSRPAGVYVTLEGEVRVGSVTEACANSWPWQVSLQSKGRHYCSGTLIHHHWVLAPQHCHSKATVDTVVLGGHDLRFMAAQTIPVDEVFSHPHDGTFPSTSDLTLIKLSVPARFDDTVSPVCLPHEDVKLDDSWSCLTTGWGSSKSAR